In Drosophila ananassae strain 14024-0371.13 chromosome 3R, ASM1763931v2, whole genome shotgun sequence, the DNA window CGAATAACGAAATGACTGTAGGAGCGATCCTCACTCTGGCTGTGTGTTTGGGTTAGGTGTGTTGGCCTCCTGGAACCGGAACCAGGTCCAGGACGACCACTATGTATGTACAGACACGAAGTGGAAATCTGCGGATTGGCTACGATAGTACGTACAGTACGGATAATAGACATAATATGTATATCGTATCATATCTCGTGTTACACGTTACATGCCCAGTATTCTGGCTAAAAGCGATCTCCCTTCAGGAAGCGATCTGTGTACATTAGTCAGCTACGACTTGCGTTAGAGTATAGTATAATATGTGCACATGTATGGTATGTAATATGTAATGTATTGCATCTTGACACCTAGAATTGCTCGAATCGAATGTGATTATTTCGTTAGTTATCCTCTCTTGCCAACATAGCCAATGCGCTAATTTAGTTAATTCAAGTATATAAAAGTACAAAaactctttctctttctcgtGGGCCCTATATACGGGTTGTGTCGTTCACCGACCAACCGATCTATATACACACGCTGCTCTCATCCGAACTCAATTTTGAATCCAAAACGAATCataatcgaatcgaatcgaactGAACTACAATAAACTACACTTCGCGCCGAGCTGAGCTGCCTACAATTAGCCTTGTGGTATATCTTTGTGTTGCATATGTGGATGTTTGCTGAATACGGGTAATATGGGTTTTGGATGCTGAGATTCAAATTCAGATTCCGATTCCGGACGCTTCGGCAACACACTTTACGTGCCATTGGCCTTCGGCAGGGACCGCACCAGATACAGCTTCTCGCCCTGCTTGTTCGTGTAGATGGGCGCTCTTTGGTAGTGGTCGACCAGCTGGTCCAGGGAGTGGAACTTGCGCTGTCCGATGCAGTACATGTTCTGCTCCACGTGCACGCGGAAGTGCTTGTTGCGTCCCGGTGCCTTTAACGAAACCGAGTAATCGCCCATCTGCAAAGGATACATTGTTAGAATCTGGAGAGGAATGACTAGAAATCAAGCACTCACGTTAGTCTCACTGTCTCTGATGAGGAAGTCACCGTCGTGGCCATGGCCGTTGAGCACCGTGTCGCACTGGCTGCGGGTTATGGCTCCGTAGTACCACGACTTGCCCGCCAAGTTGGGACGCTCGATCGGCTGGCCAGAGGGCTGCGACGCAGACTTGTTGCCATCGTTGCGGCGCTCCATGGAGTCGGTgccgccaccaccgccgccggcTCCTCCGTTGCTACCGCCATTCCCGTTGCCAGCGGCACTCGTGTTGCGATACGGCGTGGTCAGGTAGTCGTTGAGCTCTTGGAGATAGTTGCGTGGAACTAAACCGACTTGGCCCTGGTTGTTGCGAGCTTTGTACCAGTCTGGATCGGAGGCTGGCCGATCCACGATCTCCAGGCGATCGCCCTTCTCGAACGAGAGCTCCTGGTCGTTGTTTGACGTGAAGCTGTAGAGAGCAACCTGTGGATGGGGGATGGGGAGTTACTATCCAGTTTAGTCTTGAGGGATCTGTGCCAAGGACTCACCACAATGTCGAGCACATTCTCCGCCATGGCATAGGTGTGGATCTCTCCATCGTTATCACAATCTTCCGTTGTGTAGTTGCTGGGGAACCAGCCGACGGAGTTGCCGCTCTGGCCGCGCCACCATCCGTCGTTGGACTTCTCCAGGATGAGGATCCGGGTGCCCTTGGTCAGCGATAGCTCGTCCGGCTGCTGTGCCTGGTAGTTGTACTTGACGATCGCCGAGCCGATGGCCTCGGCGGGATCGGGGGGCAGTCGTCGGGACATGGTCGGGCTTTCGATCTGGCGCGAGGGCGAGCAGTTGGGTAGCGTCTTCGATCCGGAGCCCTTTTTCACCTTCTTCTTGATGCTGCACGGGGTGGAGAGAGAGAGCAGAGC includes these proteins:
- the LOC6497891 gene encoding cytoplasmic protein NCK1 isoform X1; amino-acid sequence: MLEHPQRFVRNIPDSSASSSSSSSQQYPPQLPQHQNLNLNQNQIYQYRPQVPVPVPGSPAHHQRHSSLSKQQQQQQQQQQQLHHRTLSTASSCSAQHKSVTFGQPALDCGNGSGGANGSGCYSNTGTQPMAGNMKHGKSQEDVCYVVAKYDYAAQGAQELDLRKNERYLLLDDSKHWWRVQNSRNQSGYVPSNYVKKEKPSLFDSIKKKVKKGSGSKTLPNCSPSRQIESPTMSRRLPPDPAEAIGSAIVKYNYQAQQPDELSLTKGTRILILEKSNDGWWRGQSGNSVGWFPSNYTTEDCDNDGEIHTYAMAENVLDIVVALYSFTSNNDQELSFEKGDRLEIVDRPASDPDWYKARNNQGQVGLVPRNYLQELNDYLTTPYRNTSAAGNGNGGSNGGAGGGGGGTDSMERRNDGNKSASQPSGQPIERPNLAGKSWYYGAITRSQCDTVLNGHGHDGDFLIRDSETNMGDYSVSLKAPGRNKHFRVHVEQNMYCIGQRKFHSLDQLVDHYQRAPIYTNKQGEKLYLVRSLPKANGT
- the LOC6497891 gene encoding cytoplasmic protein NCK1 isoform X2, translated to MSRRLPPDPAEAIGSAIVKYNYQAQQPDELSLTKGTRILILEKSNDGWWRGQSGNSVGWFPSNYTTEDCDNDGEIHTYAMAENVLDIVVALYSFTSNNDQELSFEKGDRLEIVDRPASDPDWYKARNNQGQVGLVPRNYLQELNDYLTTPYRNTSAAGNGNGGSNGGAGGGGGGTDSMERRNDGNKSASQPSGQPIERPNLAGKSWYYGAITRSQCDTVLNGHGHDGDFLIRDSETNMGDYSVSLKAPGRNKHFRVHVEQNMYCIGQRKFHSLDQLVDHYQRAPIYTNKQGEKLYLVRSLPKANGT